The following are encoded together in the Salvia hispanica cultivar TCC Black 2014 chromosome 6, UniMelb_Shisp_WGS_1.0, whole genome shotgun sequence genome:
- the LOC125197196 gene encoding homeobox protein knotted-1-like 1 isoform X1: MDDEQLYTSFHYSTYHTDFDGDGMSTQHHHQEQDLIKARIANHPLYPTLLSSYIDCTKVGASPETASLLDEIRRDTNPIFVTNHFGTDPELDSFMRSYCESLRKCKEELSKPFDEARSFLSSIGSQLSHLCNQNLPSTSIHSNDERACRSEEDVSCGEVVEGCGSMLESGGDGELKEMLMRKYSGYVSNLRKEMLKKRKKGKLPKDAISALLDWWNAHYRWPYPTEEEKKRLSEMTGLEQKQINNWFINQRKRHWRPSHDMRSTLMEDVTATDSTL; the protein is encoded by the exons ATGGATGATGAGCAGCTATACACCTCCTTCCATTATTCAACATACCACACTGATTTCGATGGAGATGGAATGTCCACTCAACATCATCATCAGGAGCAAGACCTAATCAAAGCTCGGATTGCTAATCACCCACTCTATCCCACCTTGCTCTCTTCCTACATCGACTGCACCAAGGTAGGTGCATCTCCAGAAACGGCTTCTCTTCTTGACGAAATCCGCAGAGACACCAATCCCATATTTGTAACAAATCACTTTGGGACAGACCCTGAACTCGATTCCTTCAtg AGATCATACTGCGAGTCTCTACGCAAATGTAAGGAGGAGTTATCGAAGCCATTCGATGAGGCGAGGAGTTTCTTAAGCAGCATTGGATCTCAGCTCTCTCATCTCTGCAACCAAAACCTACCTTCAACTTCTATTCATTCTAATG ATGAGAGGGCGTGTAGATCAGAGGAGGATGTAAGCTGTGGAGAAGTGGTGGAAGGTTGTGGAAGCATGCTAGAATCAGGAGGCGATGGGGAGTTGAAAGAGATGCTGATGCGGAAATACAGCGGGTACGTGAGCAATTTGAGGAAAGAGATGTTGAAGAAGCGGAAAAAGGGTAAACTGCCAAAGGATGCTATTTCTGCTTTGTTGGACTGGTGGAACGCACACTATAGGTGGCCTTACCCTACC gaagaagagaagaagaggCTGTCGGAGATGACGGGGCTGGAGCAGAAGCAGATCAACAACTGGTTTATCAACCAGAGGAAGCGCCACTGGCGCCCCTCCCACGACATGAGATCCACCCTCATGGAAGACGTCACTGCCACTGATTCAACTTTGTAA
- the LOC125197196 gene encoding homeobox protein knotted-1-like 1 isoform X2 yields the protein MDDEQLYTSFHYSTYHTDFDGDGMSTQHHHQEQDLIKARIANHPLYPTLLSSYIDCTKVGASPETASLLDEIRRDTNPIFVTNHFGTDPELDSFMRSYCESLRKCKEELSKPFDEARSFLSSIGSQLSHLCNQNLPSTSIHSNDERACRSEEDVSCGEVVEGCGSMLESGGDGELKEMLMRKYSGYVSNLRKEMLKKRKKGKLPKDAISALLDWWNAHYRKKRRRGCRR from the exons ATGGATGATGAGCAGCTATACACCTCCTTCCATTATTCAACATACCACACTGATTTCGATGGAGATGGAATGTCCACTCAACATCATCATCAGGAGCAAGACCTAATCAAAGCTCGGATTGCTAATCACCCACTCTATCCCACCTTGCTCTCTTCCTACATCGACTGCACCAAGGTAGGTGCATCTCCAGAAACGGCTTCTCTTCTTGACGAAATCCGCAGAGACACCAATCCCATATTTGTAACAAATCACTTTGGGACAGACCCTGAACTCGATTCCTTCAtg AGATCATACTGCGAGTCTCTACGCAAATGTAAGGAGGAGTTATCGAAGCCATTCGATGAGGCGAGGAGTTTCTTAAGCAGCATTGGATCTCAGCTCTCTCATCTCTGCAACCAAAACCTACCTTCAACTTCTATTCATTCTAATG ATGAGAGGGCGTGTAGATCAGAGGAGGATGTAAGCTGTGGAGAAGTGGTGGAAGGTTGTGGAAGCATGCTAGAATCAGGAGGCGATGGGGAGTTGAAAGAGATGCTGATGCGGAAATACAGCGGGTACGTGAGCAATTTGAGGAAAGAGATGTTGAAGAAGCGGAAAAAGGGTAAACTGCCAAAGGATGCTATTTCTGCTTTGTTGGACTGGTGGAACGCACACTATAG gaagaagagaagaagaggCTGTCGGAGATGA
- the LOC125196509 gene encoding RNA polymerase II-associated protein 3 isoform X2 has product MAKVPSKHSRDQPPDVEGLLNNLQDWELSFKEKDKKLRMDPFGRGKLDRDPPSQSSQNNSSRLSDNTRVNGRQTRVKTSSSDNKDTMGQHDYVKKYEALSRLPSGVSFEEGVVDANSEKELGNDFFKQKKFNEAIDCYSRSIALSPTAVAYANRAMSYIKVKRFLDAENDCTEALNLDDRYIKAYSRRATARKELGKLKESIDDVEFALRLEPQNQEIKKQYAECKALLEKEILKKASGALVAGTSHGALQEKVGIDKKKSATSSPARRVPKFVEDDSKANIKEVSSRGSAENKENSILSNGSHAGAVSECAKGKVQNKLELRASVQELAAKAAALAKTEAAKNIAAPTSAYQFEVSWRGLSGDRELQARLLKVTSPTALPGLFKHALSAPILIDVIRCIATFYMEEMALGIEYLQSFSKVPRFNMIIMCLSPSDKADLSKIWNEVFSKGTAEYAEILGNLRPKYGISQ; this is encoded by the exons ATGGCGAAAGTCCCCTCTAAGCATTCTCGCGATCAGCCTCCG GACGTCGAGGGGCTTTTGAATAACTTACAGGACTGGGAATTGTCTTTCAAGGAGAAAGATAAGAAACTGAGAATGGATCCTTTTGGGAGGGGAAAGCTG GATCGTGATCCTCCAAGTCAGTCTAGTCAAAATAATTCTAGTCGACTTTCTGATAACACTAGAGTTAACGGAAGACAGACAAGAGTTAAAACATCCTCTTCTGACAATAAGGATACCATGGGACAGCAtgattatgtaaaaaaatatgaggCACTTAGTCGACTACCAAGCGGAGTCTCATTTGAGGAGGGTGTTGTTGATGCTAATTCTGAGAAAGAATTG ggtaatgatttttttaagcAGAAGAAATTCAATGAAGCAATAGACTGCTACTCTCGTAGCATTGCACTATCACCAACTGCAGTCGCTTATGCAAACAGGGCAATGTCATACATCAAAGTTAAGAG ATTCTTGGATGCCGAAAATGATTGCACTGAAGCTTTGAATTTAGATGATCGCTACATAAAAGCATACTCTCGGCGAGCAACTGCTAGAAAAGAACTCGGGAAACTCAAGGAGTCTATTGATG ATGTTGAATTTGCTTTAAGGTTGGAACCACAAAACCAAGAGATCAAGAAACAGTATGCGGAATGCAAAGCTTTGCTTGAAAAG GAGATTCTGAAGAAGGCATCTGGGGCATTAGTAGCAGGAACATCGCACGGAGCACTCCAAGAGAAAGTAGGGATTGACAAGAAGAAATCTGCAACAAGTTCCCCTGCTAGAAGAGTGCCTAAGTTTGTTGAAGATGATTCCAAG GCTAATATTAAAGAAGTTTCAAGTCGGGGATCTGCGGAGAACAAAGAAAACAGTATTCTAAGTAACGGATCTCATGCTGGTGCTGTCTCAGAGTGCGCTAAG GGGAAAGTCCAAAACAAGCTGGAGCTGAGGGCATCTGTGCAAGAGCTTGCTGCAAAAGCAGCTGCTCTGGCGAAGACCGAAGCTGCAAAAAACATTGCTGCACCAACTTCAGCTTATCAATTTGAGGTTTCTTGGCGAGGACTGTCTGGTGATCGTGAGTTACAGGCTCGCTTATTGAAG GTTACTTCACCAACCGCATTGCCTGGGTTGTTTAAGCATGCATTGTCAGCTCCAATACTAATTGACGTCATTAGGTGCATTGCCACCTTTTATAT GGAAGAGATGGCATTAGGTATTGAATACTTGCAAAGTTTTTCCAAAGTCCCAAGATTCAATATGATCATCATGTGCCTTTCACCCTCGGATAAGGCTG ATCTTTCGAAGATATGGAACGAAGTCTTCAGTAAGGGAACTGCAGAATACGCGGAGATCCTTGGTAATTTGCGCCCAAAATATGGCATAAGCCAGTGA
- the LOC125196509 gene encoding RNA polymerase II-associated protein 3 isoform X1, with product MAKVPSKHSRDQPPQDVEGLLNNLQDWELSFKEKDKKLRMDPFGRGKLDRDPPSQSSQNNSSRLSDNTRVNGRQTRVKTSSSDNKDTMGQHDYVKKYEALSRLPSGVSFEEGVVDANSEKELGNDFFKQKKFNEAIDCYSRSIALSPTAVAYANRAMSYIKVKRFLDAENDCTEALNLDDRYIKAYSRRATARKELGKLKESIDDVEFALRLEPQNQEIKKQYAECKALLEKEILKKASGALVAGTSHGALQEKVGIDKKKSATSSPARRVPKFVEDDSKANIKEVSSRGSAENKENSILSNGSHAGAVSECAKGKVQNKLELRASVQELAAKAAALAKTEAAKNIAAPTSAYQFEVSWRGLSGDRELQARLLKVTSPTALPGLFKHALSAPILIDVIRCIATFYMEEMALGIEYLQSFSKVPRFNMIIMCLSPSDKADLSKIWNEVFSKGTAEYAEILGNLRPKYGISQ from the exons ATGGCGAAAGTCCCCTCTAAGCATTCTCGCGATCAGCCTCCG CAGGACGTCGAGGGGCTTTTGAATAACTTACAGGACTGGGAATTGTCTTTCAAGGAGAAAGATAAGAAACTGAGAATGGATCCTTTTGGGAGGGGAAAGCTG GATCGTGATCCTCCAAGTCAGTCTAGTCAAAATAATTCTAGTCGACTTTCTGATAACACTAGAGTTAACGGAAGACAGACAAGAGTTAAAACATCCTCTTCTGACAATAAGGATACCATGGGACAGCAtgattatgtaaaaaaatatgaggCACTTAGTCGACTACCAAGCGGAGTCTCATTTGAGGAGGGTGTTGTTGATGCTAATTCTGAGAAAGAATTG ggtaatgatttttttaagcAGAAGAAATTCAATGAAGCAATAGACTGCTACTCTCGTAGCATTGCACTATCACCAACTGCAGTCGCTTATGCAAACAGGGCAATGTCATACATCAAAGTTAAGAG ATTCTTGGATGCCGAAAATGATTGCACTGAAGCTTTGAATTTAGATGATCGCTACATAAAAGCATACTCTCGGCGAGCAACTGCTAGAAAAGAACTCGGGAAACTCAAGGAGTCTATTGATG ATGTTGAATTTGCTTTAAGGTTGGAACCACAAAACCAAGAGATCAAGAAACAGTATGCGGAATGCAAAGCTTTGCTTGAAAAG GAGATTCTGAAGAAGGCATCTGGGGCATTAGTAGCAGGAACATCGCACGGAGCACTCCAAGAGAAAGTAGGGATTGACAAGAAGAAATCTGCAACAAGTTCCCCTGCTAGAAGAGTGCCTAAGTTTGTTGAAGATGATTCCAAG GCTAATATTAAAGAAGTTTCAAGTCGGGGATCTGCGGAGAACAAAGAAAACAGTATTCTAAGTAACGGATCTCATGCTGGTGCTGTCTCAGAGTGCGCTAAG GGGAAAGTCCAAAACAAGCTGGAGCTGAGGGCATCTGTGCAAGAGCTTGCTGCAAAAGCAGCTGCTCTGGCGAAGACCGAAGCTGCAAAAAACATTGCTGCACCAACTTCAGCTTATCAATTTGAGGTTTCTTGGCGAGGACTGTCTGGTGATCGTGAGTTACAGGCTCGCTTATTGAAG GTTACTTCACCAACCGCATTGCCTGGGTTGTTTAAGCATGCATTGTCAGCTCCAATACTAATTGACGTCATTAGGTGCATTGCCACCTTTTATAT GGAAGAGATGGCATTAGGTATTGAATACTTGCAAAGTTTTTCCAAAGTCCCAAGATTCAATATGATCATCATGTGCCTTTCACCCTCGGATAAGGCTG ATCTTTCGAAGATATGGAACGAAGTCTTCAGTAAGGGAACTGCAGAATACGCGGAGATCCTTGGTAATTTGCGCCCAAAATATGGCATAAGCCAGTGA
- the LOC125196509 gene encoding RNA polymerase II-associated protein 3 isoform X3 — protein sequence MAKVPSKHSRDQPPQDVEGLLNNLQDWELSFKEKDKKLRMDPFGRGKLDRDPPSQSSQNNSSRLSDNTRVNGRQTRVKTSSSDNKDTMGQHDYVKKYEALSRLPSGVSFEEGVVDANSEKELGNDFFKQKKFNEAIDCYSRSIALSPTAVAYANRAMSYIKVKRFLDAENDCTEALNLDDRYIKAYSRRATARKELGKLKESIDDVEFALRLEPQNQEIKKQYAECKALLEKILKKASGALVAGTSHGALQEKVGIDKKKSATSSPARRVPKFVEDDSKANIKEVSSRGSAENKENSILSNGSHAGAVSECAKGKVQNKLELRASVQELAAKAAALAKTEAAKNIAAPTSAYQFEVSWRGLSGDRELQARLLKVTSPTALPGLFKHALSAPILIDVIRCIATFYMEEMALGIEYLQSFSKVPRFNMIIMCLSPSDKADLSKIWNEVFSKGTAEYAEILGNLRPKYGISQ from the exons ATGGCGAAAGTCCCCTCTAAGCATTCTCGCGATCAGCCTCCG CAGGACGTCGAGGGGCTTTTGAATAACTTACAGGACTGGGAATTGTCTTTCAAGGAGAAAGATAAGAAACTGAGAATGGATCCTTTTGGGAGGGGAAAGCTG GATCGTGATCCTCCAAGTCAGTCTAGTCAAAATAATTCTAGTCGACTTTCTGATAACACTAGAGTTAACGGAAGACAGACAAGAGTTAAAACATCCTCTTCTGACAATAAGGATACCATGGGACAGCAtgattatgtaaaaaaatatgaggCACTTAGTCGACTACCAAGCGGAGTCTCATTTGAGGAGGGTGTTGTTGATGCTAATTCTGAGAAAGAATTG ggtaatgatttttttaagcAGAAGAAATTCAATGAAGCAATAGACTGCTACTCTCGTAGCATTGCACTATCACCAACTGCAGTCGCTTATGCAAACAGGGCAATGTCATACATCAAAGTTAAGAG ATTCTTGGATGCCGAAAATGATTGCACTGAAGCTTTGAATTTAGATGATCGCTACATAAAAGCATACTCTCGGCGAGCAACTGCTAGAAAAGAACTCGGGAAACTCAAGGAGTCTATTGATG ATGTTGAATTTGCTTTAAGGTTGGAACCACAAAACCAAGAGATCAAGAAACAGTATGCGGAATGCAAAGCTTTGCTTGAAAAG ATTCTGAAGAAGGCATCTGGGGCATTAGTAGCAGGAACATCGCACGGAGCACTCCAAGAGAAAGTAGGGATTGACAAGAAGAAATCTGCAACAAGTTCCCCTGCTAGAAGAGTGCCTAAGTTTGTTGAAGATGATTCCAAG GCTAATATTAAAGAAGTTTCAAGTCGGGGATCTGCGGAGAACAAAGAAAACAGTATTCTAAGTAACGGATCTCATGCTGGTGCTGTCTCAGAGTGCGCTAAG GGGAAAGTCCAAAACAAGCTGGAGCTGAGGGCATCTGTGCAAGAGCTTGCTGCAAAAGCAGCTGCTCTGGCGAAGACCGAAGCTGCAAAAAACATTGCTGCACCAACTTCAGCTTATCAATTTGAGGTTTCTTGGCGAGGACTGTCTGGTGATCGTGAGTTACAGGCTCGCTTATTGAAG GTTACTTCACCAACCGCATTGCCTGGGTTGTTTAAGCATGCATTGTCAGCTCCAATACTAATTGACGTCATTAGGTGCATTGCCACCTTTTATAT GGAAGAGATGGCATTAGGTATTGAATACTTGCAAAGTTTTTCCAAAGTCCCAAGATTCAATATGATCATCATGTGCCTTTCACCCTCGGATAAGGCTG ATCTTTCGAAGATATGGAACGAAGTCTTCAGTAAGGGAACTGCAGAATACGCGGAGATCCTTGGTAATTTGCGCCCAAAATATGGCATAAGCCAGTGA
- the LOC125193681 gene encoding nicotianamine synthase, whose translation MVCQSDPLVLKVLRLYESISKLEDLSPSKEVDALFIELVHLCIPPHPIDPTKLCPEIQEMRGKLISLCGRAEGLMEKHFTTLLASFDRPLDHLSLFPYHSNYLKLSRLEFDLLSKHTPTTPARVAFVGSGPLPLTSIVLAANHLKSAVFHNFDIDASANAMAGKLVGPHPEISGRMEFHTADIMDVPGEVLREYDVVFLAALVGMDAEEKMHVVEHLAENMAAGAILMLRSAHGARAFLYPVVDPRHLRGFELLSLYHPTDDVINSVVVARRCPRPHPAPLGPHVLCAKCSELQPFNPLSLIEEDHHC comes from the coding sequence ATGGTTTGCCAAAGCGACCCTCTTGTTCTCAAAGTCCTGCGGCTATACGAGAGCATCTCGAAGCTGGAGGACCTGAGCCCTTCCAAAGAGGTGGACGCGCTCTTCATAGAGCTCGTCCACCTCTGCATTCCCCCGCATCCCATCGACCCCACGAAGCTCTGCCCTGAGATCCAGGAGATGCGGGGGAAGCTTATCTCCCTCTGCGGCCGCGCAGAGGGCCTCATGGAGAAGCACTTCACCACCCTCCTGGCCTCGTTCGACCGCCCCCTCGACCACCTCTCCCTCTTCCCTTACCACTCCAACTACCTCAAGCTCAGCCGCCTCGAGTTCGACCTCCTCTCCAAGCACACTCCGACCACCCCGGCCCGTGTGGCCTTCGTGGGGTCCGGGCCCCTCCCGCTGACCTCCATCGTCCTGGCGGCCAACCACCTCAAGTCCGCCGTGTTCCACAACTTCGACATCGACGCGTCCGCCAACGCCATGGCGGGAAAGCTGGTGGGCCCGCACCCGGAGATATCGGGGCGGATGGAGTTCCACACGGCCGACATCATGGACGTTCCCGGGGAGGTGCTCCGGGAGTACGACGTGGTGTTCCTGGCGGCGCTGGTGGGGATGGATGCGGAGGAGAAGATGCACGTGGTGGAGCATCTGGCGGAGAACATGGCGGCGGGGGCGATCCTGATGCTGCGGAGCGCGCACGGGGCGAGGGCCTTCCTCTACCCCGTGGTCGACCCGCGCCATCTGCGGGGCTTCGAGCTGCTGTCGCTCTACCACCCCACGGATGACGTCATCAACTCTGTTGTGGTGGCCAGGAGGTGCCCGAGGCCGCACCCGGCCCCCCTCGGCCCCCACGTGCTCTGCGCCAAGTGCTCCGAGCTTCAGCCTTTcaaccctctctctctcattgaGGAAGATCATCACTGCTGA